A stretch of Babesia bigemina genome assembly Bbig001, chromosome : III DNA encodes these proteins:
- a CDS encoding Pre-mRNA-splicing factor RBM22 homolog has translation MDVSGFGIARDVRKQTSESSEFPTLCETCLGPNPLIRMLKERCAKECKICERPFTMFRWKPGPKARYKQTIICQNCSKIKNVCQTCLFDLEYGLPVQVRDEFLKNGIELAEAKANLNHQLGKLENGTLELPRSENNPMLEKLARVAPYYRRNKPRVCTFWLRNACNRGEECPYSHDNDDLHYHDGALAKQNIKERFHGKNDPVAAKILKRIEDSKKSSSEEEPNTQVKDGIYPSMLPHEAQRRR, from the coding sequence ATGGATGTCAGCGGATTCGGTATTGCCCGTGATGTGCGCAAGCAAACATCTGAGAGCTCGGAATTTCCAACGCTATGTGAGACCTGTCTTGGGCCTAATCCTCTGATACGGATGTTGAAGGAACGCTGTGCGAAGGAATGCAAAATCTGTGAACGGCCTTTTACAATGTTCAGGTGGAAACCGGGTCCTAAGGCGCGTTATAAGCAGACAATAATTTGTCAAAATTGCTCTAAAATAAAAAACGTATGCCAGACATGTCTCTTCGACCTTGAATACGGTTTGCCTGTACAAGTGCGCGACGAATTTTTGAAGAATGGCATAGAATTAGCAGAGGCGAAAGCCAATCTAAATCACCAGTTGGGCAAGTTAGAAAATGGTACACTCGAGTTGCCTCGCTCCGAGAATAACCCTATGTTGGAGAAGCTTGCGCGCGTTGCCCCGTATTATCGCAGAAACAAACCACGCGTGTGCACATTCTGGTTACGCAATGCTTGTAACCGTGGCGAAGAATGCCCCTATTCGCACGACAATGACGATCTGCATTATCACGATGGGGCGCTTGCAAAACAAAATATTAAAGAGCGCTTCCACGGCAAGAACGATCCTGTTGCGGCAAAAATTTTGAAGCGCATAGAGGATTCAAAGAAGTCTTCAAGTGAAGAAGAACCGAATACGCAGGTGAAAGATGGAATTTATCCATCGATGCTTCCTCACGAAGCGCAGCGGCGGCGTTGA
- a CDS encoding Pre-mRNA-splicing factor of RES complex, putative: protein MKRNKRAFNATIIDNDELDFTSAKHGDVSDLDHTEYVAPLEESDADDGPVVVNAAEFVADIPGSAEERRRSPTPPRRTVLNDDDDVIYRDKSGRRITREQWLLLHEKRKPKSARAESTQELSWGKGLVQKVNHEAQEAEERRLAQQPLNRYDIDEEYDRELKARGRWSDPMFCSESRRPGITSPKCVYFASDGDTPKCRFAAVPNRFNIEPGYRWDGVIRGKGYEERWFKAEASRKAKQKEMYLNNIADM from the exons ATGAAGCGGAATAAACGTGCGTTTAATGCTACCATCATAGATAATGATGAACTGGACTTTACATCGGCGAAACACGGCGATGTGTCGGACTTAGATCACACGGAATATGTCGCTCCTCTGGAGGAATCGGACGCCGATGATGGGCCTGTGGTTGTTAACGCAGCCGAATTCGTAGCAG ACATACCAGGCAGCGCGGAGGAACGCAGACGTTCTCCAACGCCGCCACGTCGCACAGTGCT caacgatgacgatgatgtaataTATCGCGACAAGAGCGGAAGGCGAATCACCCGCGAACAATGGCTGCTACTTCATGAGAAGCGCAAACCTAAGTCGGCGCGTGCAGAATCGACTCAGGAACTTTCCTGGGGAAAGGGTCTTGTACAGAAAGTCAACCACGAGGCACAGGAGGCTGAGGAGCGTAGGCTAGCGCAGCAACCCCTAAATCGCTATGACATCGACGAGGAATACGACAGAGAACTCAAGGCTCGAGGTCGATGGAGCGACCCTATGTTTTGCTCAGAATCACGGCGGCCAGGTATTACGTCGCCGAAATGCGTTTATTTTGCATCAGATGGCGACACTCCTAAGTGCCGATTCGCCGCCGTTCCAAATAGATTCAATATCGAGCCCGGCTACCGCTGGGACGGCGTTATCCGAGGTAAGGGGTACGAGGAACGTTGGTTTAAG GCTGAAGCTAGCAGAAAGGCGAAACAGAAGGAGATGTACTTGAACAATATTGCGGACATGTAG
- a CDS encoding ADP RIBOSYLATION FACTOR-RELATED, putative has product MVYLARGKHVESQTSQAVNTISLRTKNGAITLIDTPGSFRLLPDSMKHIERAMSLIFVVDSADKHSFKMAAQQLVDILLNAKVAANGPSMLFVANKTDVMGSRDPDTVLHFVQLEAERILKAYKSEAHMKSIPPESLHILNRLAQENFSIYNTSLQVTLCKASVKAGSATDVLSFVEKQ; this is encoded by the coding sequence ATGGTATATTTGGCTCGGGGTAAACATGTTGAATCGCAAACATCGCAAGCCGTCAACACGATTTCGTTGAGAACTAAGAATGGGGCAATTACACTGATAGATACGCCAGGTAGTTTTAGGTTGCTGCCAGACTCGATGAAGCACATAGAGCGCGCAATGTCGTTAATATTCGTTGTTGACTCTGCGGATAAGCACAGCTTCAAAATGGCGGCACAGCAACTCGTGGATATTCTGCTGAACGCAAAGGTTGCGGCTAATGGCCCCTCCATGCTTTTTGTGGCAAATAAGACAGATGTAATGGGATCGAGAGACCCGGATACCGTCCTCCATTTTGTTCAATTAGAAGCAGAACGCATTTTAAAGGCGTACAAGAGCGAAGCGCATATGAAAAGCATACCCCCTGAGTCCTTGCACATTCTAAATCGCCTGGCGCAGGAAAATTTCTCAATATATAACACATCGCTGCAAGTTACATTGTGTAAAGCATCCGTGAAAGCAGGCAGCGCAACTGATGTTCTCTCGTTTGTCGAAAAACAGTGA
- a CDS encoding ABC transporter, ATP-binding domain containing protein, putative, giving the protein MLKEWPFVVPTFVALLASSAFITVFPSVVGTYINSFSTESAPSMVQGSFFVMGAAIASFMKCLLSGLASLRMARRMREDLYASMLGRDVSFFDKNSSGKLSSVISTDTAVAAGIIDHLCQMVRASASFVVGTYFSLKLAPVSLMAQTMLPIVALMFIILPLSRCVQRQTAVQMRRLAALISHTEERFSHMKTVKAFNAEPIEQTVFAEKMRHLFTASVKAALYNASMNFVAVGAVGSLIILTVNKSASLILDGTMQIGDVTSLLMYTALVGGSLQSCTSSFAEIRKCIGAAVTLASHMDGNNVKTTSKHSLTSVPPEIEFKNVYFSYPLRPDCAILRNLSFVLPSGKTLVIFGESGCGKSSIIQVLLGLYAPNAGSVCIDGVPLSDINIKELRSLCGWVEQQGALFNETIRNNVLYGNVHETVDLQDSYKRSGLMEVLNSMPDGDKTMVGQMGKGLSGGQRQRVSIARTLARDPKLVLLDEVTSALDVESEQQLNRNLAEFLREKTAIVITHRPTLLSLADYVMVMHEGKVSQFGTKSDVVAAPCDQLSRLLHPCDN; this is encoded by the exons ATGTTAAAAGAATGGCCATTTGTAGTACCAACATTCGTTGCACTCCTTGCGTCAAGCGCTTTCATAACTGTGTTCCCTTCCGTGGTTGGTACTTATATTAACAGTTTTTCAACGGAAAGCGCCCCAAGCATGGTACAAGGTTCGTTTTTCGTTATGGGAGCCGCTATAGCATCCTTCATGAAGTGTTTGCTGTCAGGTTTAGCAAGCCTACGAATGGCCAGGAGAATGCGTGAAGATTTGTATGCGTCTATGCTAGGTAGAGATGTCAGTTTTTTTGACAAGAATTCCTCCGGAAAACTATCCTCAGTCATCTCCACGGATAcagcggtggcggcaggaaTAATAGATCACCTCTGCCAAATGGTTCGGGCTTCCGCCAGCTTTGTCGTCGGAACATACTTCTCGCTGAAACTGGCTCCTGTGTCGCTAATGGCGCAGACTATGTTGCCAATCGTAGCACTTATGTTTATAATTTTGCCGCTTTCTAGGTGTGTACAGAGGCAGACTGCTGTACAAATGCGGCGCCTCGCTGCCTTGATATCGCATACAGAGGAAAGATTTTCACATATGAAAACAGTGAAAGCCTTCAATGCAGAGCCAATAGAGCAAACAGTGTTTGCAGAGAAG ATGCGTCACCTTTTCACCGCCTCCGTCAAAGCTGCACTTTATAATGCGAGCATGAAttttgttgcagttggtgccgTGGGATCTTTGATAATCCTCACGGTTAACAAAAGTGCCTCGCTTATATTGGACGGCACAATGCAAATCGGCGATGTCACATCGTTGCTTATGTACACAGCACTGGTCGGTGGATCGTTACAAAGCTGCACTTCTAGCTTTGCTGAAATTCGCAAGTGCATAGGTGCAGCTGTGACTTTGGCTTCTCATATGGATGGGAATAATGTTAAAACGACGTCGAAACATTCCCTTACTTCAGTACCTCCAGAGATCGAATTCAAGAATGTGTATTTCTCGTATCCATTGAGGCCAGACTGTGCAATCTTACGGAACCTTTCATTCGTGTTACCATCCGGTAAAACGTTAGTCATATTCGGGGAGAGTGGTTGTGGGAAGAGTTCGATAATCCAAGTCCTGCTTGGTCTATATGCACCTAATGCCGGTAGCGTATGTATAGATGGAGTGCCTCTAAGCGATATTAACATCAAGGAATTGCGTTCTCTG TGTGGATGGGTCGAACAGCAGGGGGCGCTTTTCAATGAAACCATTAGGAACAATGTTTTATATGGAAATGTTCATGAAACGGTGGACCTACAAGACTCTTACAAGAGATCGGGGCTCATGGAGGTCTTGAACTCAATGCCAGATGGTGACAAAACCATGGTGGGGCAGATGGGTAAAGGCTTAAGCG GAGGACAACGTCAGAGAGTTTCAATCGCCAGAACATTAGCACGTGATCCCAAACTGGTACTTCTCGACGAAGTGACATCAGCATTGGATGTTGAATCGGAGCAGCAACTAAACCGAAACCTTGCTGAA TTTTTGAGGGAAAAAACTGCCATAGTCATAACTCACCGCCCCACCCTGCTATCATTGGCTGACTACGTTATG GTGATGCACGAGGGCAAAGTGAGTCAATTCGGCACAAAATCCGATGTGGTAGCCGCACCATGCGATCAGTTATCAAGACTTCTTCACCCGTGTGACAACTAA
- a CDS encoding ATP synthase mitochondrial F1 complex assembly factor 1: MAGSDFYSRIKCVFGNCYGNNRSRRFMSFMYPVPRILNEIAKVPLLMRCDTQTIAGIWAQQFERRDNVVVMTLGGQVFQQLSKNAKRSPMFVLPVQVETRGTYNMILQHVDSKSVLFTSVHSFKSYGMEKSSPHFILTFYDELLVQKNIILVRGDIVNPTDVSKSNAKKLMEHTVKFYSDINLYKWVDCFNNRPREFEFEDFKRKCKHILEQ, from the coding sequence ATGGCTGGCAGCGATTTTTACTCAAGAATAAAATGTGTATTTGGTAATTGCTACGGTAACAATCGGTCACGAAGATTTATGAGTTTTATGTATCCCGTACCCCGTATCTTAAATGAGATAGCAAAGGTACCGTTGCTCATGCGATGCGACACCCAAACAATCGCTGGAATCTGGGCACAACAATTCGAACGGCGGGATAACGTTGTAGTAATGACACTTGGAGGTCAAGTCTTTCAACAGCTCTCAAAAAATGCAAAACGTAGCCCCATGTTTGTGCTACCGGTTCAGGTTGAAACACGTGGTACTTACAACATGATACTACAACACGTCGACTCTAAAAGTGTTCTATTCACGTCAGTACACTCATTCAAGTCATATGGGATGGAAAAATCGTCGCCGCACTTCATTCTTACATTTTACGACGAACTACTGGTACAAAAGAACATTATTCTTGTGCGAGGTGATATTGTCAATCCAACAGATGTATCAAAGAGTAATGCGAAAAAACTTATGGAACACACGGTTAAGTTCTACTCAGACATAAATCTTTACAAGTGGGTTGACTGTTTTAATAACCGTCCGCGCGAATTCGAGTTCGAAGATTTCAAGCGTAAATGCAAACACATTCTGGAACAGTAA
- a CDS encoding FERREDOXIN/FERREDOXIN--NADP REDUCTASE-RELATED, putative: MHPRIAIVGAGPCGLYLARNLRGHVLPGARVDLFDRLPQALGLLRFGVAPDSLSIRRSATPLLANTKERFFFNVRVGTDLGIDELMRYYHVCLLSCGAESPRPLSIPGDSCEGVFDSLDIIRSYNSHPDAPECVRSYFLRLAKLGRRVTVSIIGNGNVSLDIARILLTPATFLERTEIDKTFLHNLRSVDIAAVTIIGRRGIFQSSFTNPELRKITETNYFSPITQNHSVERSLVYKPPVLDRRMRRRLEFFNGIAHDNFEAVHTPRTLHFDFFKTVNSIEGGKDSAISAIVLDENRLDDRLNAHITGKLTSLKSDMLIKCIGFQRSEESDVLLRSVDLKRIFGCGWFATNGQGDLSATLAATLQLSRIIASLNFDFPVEADIQDLFVRDSRFSHVRVGSAG, translated from the exons ATGCACCCACGCATAGCGATAGTCGGAGCAGGTCCATGTGGTTTGTATCTGGCCAGGAATCTAAGAGGACACGTGTTACCAGGTGCGCGTGTGGACCTTTTCGACCGATTACCGCAAGCTTTAGGGCTCCTCCGATTTGGAGTTGCACCAGATTCTTTGTCGATTCGCCGCAGTGCTACTCCTTTGCTGGCGAATACGAAGGAGCGATTCTTCTTCAATGTGCGTGTG GGCACAGATCTCGGCATCGATGAGTTAATGCGATATTATCACGTATGCCTGCTTTCATGCGGAGCCGAGTCTCCACGCCCATTGTCTATACCTGGGGATAGTTGCGAAGGAGTATTTGATTCGCTAGACATTATTCGTTCTTATAATAGTCACCCCGATGCCCCTGAATGTGTACGGTCTTATTTCCTCAGGCTCGCAAAATTGGGAAGACGTGTGACTGTTAGCATAATTGGCAACGGTAATGTTTCTCTGGACATAGCTCGCATCCTTCTTACCCCTGCCACCTTCTTGGAAAGAACAGAAATAGACAAGACATTTCTGCACAACTTACGCAGCGTTgatatcgctgctgtgacaaTTATTGGACGTCGCGGTATCTTTCAGTCTTCATTCACAAACCCAGAGTTGCGCAAGATCACGGAAACGAATTATTTCTCCCCCATCACCCAAAACCACTCGGTAGAACGTTCTTTGGTTTATAAGCCCCCTGTTCTTGATCGCCGAATGCGTAGAAGACTTGAATTTTTCAATGGTATTGCGCACGACAACTTTGAGGCAGTGCACACACCAAGAACTCTGCACTTCGACTTTTTTAAAACAGTTAATTCGATAGAAGGAGGGAAGGATTCAGCCATTAGTGCTATAGTTTTAGACGAGAACAGGCTAGATGACCGTTTAAACGCACATATCACTGGCAAACTGACTAGTCTGAAGTCAGACATGCTAATCAAATGTATTGGATTTCAGAGAAGCGAAGAGTCGGATGTATTGCTGAGAAGCGTTGACTTAAAGCGCATTTTTGGTTGCGGTTGGTTCGCTACTAATGGGCAAGGCGATTTATCGGCCACTCTGGCTGCGACATTGCAATTATCGAGAATTATCGCATCCCTGAATTTTGACTTCCCGGTAGAAGCCGACATACAAGATCTGTTCGTTCGAGACTCGAGGTTCAGCCATGTCAGAGTTGGTAGCGCTGGATGA
- a CDS encoding ribosomal protein S14p/S29e domain containing protein, putative: MDLHEGFGYAFVYRCNKHCITSEIALYPRRNRDPSNACSDVIPPFNLDPEKIKAQVLHYGPEIPEGAWSKPCRPPGFCGYRGMASDFRFCKPDSAVMSRMMRRKYKQVIYKHVRTRYKQYIKDARNVSELMYWRAKLDSLPRDSAKSRYKRICMITGRTRSVSRVIGLTRHQFREFANRCLIPGIRRANW, translated from the exons ATGGATCTGCATGAAGGGTTCGGGTACGCATTCGTTTACCGATGCAACAAGCACTGTATAACTAGCGAAATCGCATTGTATCCAAGACGCAACCGCGACCCTTCAAACGCCTGTAGTGATGTTATTCCGCCGTTCAATCTGGATCCAGAAAAGATAAAGGCACAAGTGCTGCACTATGGTCCTGAAATTCCGGAAGGCGCGTGGAGCAAACCGTGCAGGCCACCTGGATTCTGTGGATACAGAGGAA TGGCATCCGACTTCAGATTTTGTAAGCCAGACAGTGCCGTAATGTCTAGAATGATGAGACGCAAATACAAACAA GTGATATACAAACACGTCAGAACAAGGTACAAGCAATATATCAAAGATGCGCGCAACGTATCCGAACTCATGTATTGGCGAGCTAAGCTCGACTCACTTCCTCGCGACTCCGCCAAAAGTAGATACAAGCGCATATGTATGATCACAG GCCGCACAAGAAGCGTAAGCCGGGTAATTGGCCTCACACGGCACCAATTTAGAGAATTTGCAAACCGGTGTCTAATACCCGGCATACGACGGGCAAATTGGTGA
- a CDS encoding protein phosphatase 2C, putative, with product MLLYRFRPALSFLSLYSHLLSMGAHLSSPKTDKVSCSGGDFSSHTTRYGSSSMQGWRVSMEDSHLAVPDLYQRCSSNGEKETDNGRETQVGNTAVASNKLDALGNINNSLVGVYGVFDGHGGSCVSQWVSENFASLLKGEIARLSELKNNQSIELKSLDAISETQAVLAESLQSAFLKVDEELQRAETEQALQKLNERPRSDNVNESFVDGSSLFKVLMPDRAPNRQQTIRLIEQHTERLLRESFNFHNSNQSDVHSTEDLTRYSEDDEDYQQKSPDDLDEDVNDEVYRHTSSEAHSVDISKEGASIRLNDLGPKTQDSKTIQDQMVTRTVNDDESMRSGDCLPDDEYEVETDAIGDGDGPSLAYGCGSTSVVVVVVGGETPAILVANAGDSRAVLSRGGQAVALSHDHKPQLREEGERIRRAGGSVTNGRVDGNLNLSRSLGDLAFKRDQSLPPAEQRISAMPDVRICPLTPQDEFIVLACDGIWDCKSNQQVVDFVRSRLFRDEGAINDAVDSDGVANNDPGTLAKICEELCDECLSSNPSESEGVGCDNMTVVIVQLSKHLVEKATTSAQPITLYGKQVDAYL from the coding sequence ATGTTGCTCTATCGTTTTCGCCCAGCGCTGTCATTTTTGAGTCTGTATTCACACCTCTTATCAATGGGAGCTCATTTAAGTAGTCCGAAGACGGACAAGGTTTCGTGCAGCGGAGGAGACTTTTCTTCTCACACCACTAGGTACGGATCATCGTCAATGCAAGGATGGCGTGTTTCCATGGAAGATTCACACCTTGCTGTACCTGATCTTTATCAGCGTTGTAGCAGCAATGGGGAAAAGGAGACCGACAATGGACGCGAAACGCAAGTGGGCAATACTGCAGTTGCGTCTAACAAACTAGATGCGCTAGGCAATATTAACAACTCTTTGGTTGGCGTATACGGCGTCTTCGATGGTCATGGTGGCAGTTGTGTTAGCCAATGGGTATCTGAGAATTTTGCAAGCCTGCTAAAAGGGGAGATCGCACGTCTAAGTGAGTTGAAAAATAACCAAAGCATTGAGCTAAAAAGCTTGGATGCGATTTCGGAGACACAGGCGGTGCTTGCTGAATCATTGCAATCTGCCTTTTTAAAGGTAGATGAAGAGTTGCAGAGGGCAGAAACGGAACAAGCGTTACAGAAACTCAACGAAAGACCTAGGAGTGACAATGTTAACGAATCTTTCGTAGACGGGTCATCACTTTTTAAGGTACTTATGCCAGATCGTGCGCCAAATCGACAGCAAACAATCCGTCTAATTGAGCAACATACGGAGCGACTATTGCGCGAGTCGTTTAATTTCCACAATTCGAATCAATCGGATGTCCACTCCACTGAGGATTTAACTAGATATAGCGAAGACGACGAAGATTACCAGCAAAAGTCACCAGATGATCTTGACGAAGATGTAAATGATGAGGTTTATAGACACACATCTTCTGAAGCACATTCGGTAGACATATCGAAGGAGGGCGCGTCCATACGATTGAACGACTTGGGTCCGAAAACGCAGGACAGCAAAACTATCCAAGACCAGATGGTCACTCGCACCGTAAACGATGACGAATCGATGCGATCTGGGGATTGCCTCCCTGATGATGAATACGAAGTAGAAACAGACGCAATAGGTGACGGTGATGGCCCTAGTTTAGCTTATGGGTGTGGTTCCACTTCAGTGGTTGTGGTGGTTGTAGGTGGAGAGACGCCAGCCATACTAGTGGCCAACGCCGGCGACTCCAGAGCTGTATTAAGCCGAGGTGGTCAAGCAGTAGCCTTGTCTCATGACCATAAACCTCAATTACGTGAAGAAGGGGAACGGATCCGGCGAGCTGGCGGATCCGTAACGAACGGAAGGGTGGATGGCAATTTGAATCTTAGCCGATCTCTTGGTGATTTGGCGTTTAAGCGTGACCAATCGCTCCCCCCAGCCGAGCAGCGTATTTCTGCTATGCCTGACGTTAGAATATGCCCGTTGACACCGCAAGATGAATTCATTGTACTAGCATGCGACGGCATTTGGGACTGCAAAAGCAATCAGCAGGTTGTGGATTTCGTGCGCAGCCGTCTTTTTAGAGATGAGGGCGCCATCAATGACGCTGTAGACTCAGATGGTGTCGCTAATAATGACCCTGGAACTCTAGCCAAAATATGCGAGGAATTGTGCGACGAATGCCTATCCAGCAACCCTAGCGAGAGCGAAGGCGTCGGTTGCGACAACATGACAGTCGTCATAGTGCAGCTCAGCAAACACTTGGTTGAAAAGGCCACCACCTCAGCTCAGCCCATCACACTTTACGGGAAGCAAGTTGATGCATACCTCTAG
- a CDS encoding serine/threonine protein phosphatase PP2A catalytic subunit, putative — protein MERDVDYYLSEVDVGELEVTIDRIFNSEAISAQTVVKLCNKAKEILAAESNIIPVTAPVTVVGDIHGQLYDLKELFRIAGTSPNTNFLFLGDYVDRGYYSVESVSLILALKVRYKERVFIIRGNHECRQITQVYGFYDECLRKYGNADVWIALTNIFDYLPLGALIDGRIFCPHAGLSPSFDSLDQVRDLNRIQEVPHEGAMCDLLWSDPEERTGWGLSPRGAGFTFGYDISKAFNRTNGLELIARAHQLIMEGYQWSQDRNVVTIFSAPNYCYRCQNQAAIMEIDERMRFTFLQFDPSPRREPPEKKERNNDYLLEDLTYIN, from the exons ATGGAGCGCGATGTAGATTACTATCTATCAGAAGTTGATGTCGGTGAATTGGAGGTCACGATCGATCGGATTTTCAATAGCGAGGCAATCTCTGCACAGACCGTGGTCAAGCTATGCAACAAAGCAAAAGAAATTTTAGCGGCCGAAAGCAACATCATACCTGTAACCGCACCTGTTACGGTGGTTGGAGACATTCATGGACAGCTGTATGATTTGAAGGAGCTGTTTCGTATTGCCGGTACGTCGCCAAATACTAACTTCCTTTTTCTAGGTGATTACGTCGACCGAGGATACTACTCAGTGGAGAGTGTTTCGTTAATTTTAGCACTGAAAGTGCGATATAAAGAGAGAG TATTTATCATCCGTGGCAACCACGAATGTCGCCAAATCACACAGGTGTATGGATTCTACGACGAATGCTTGAGGAAGTATGGCAACGCCGATGTGTGGATAGCGCTAACGA ACATTTTTGATTATCTGCCCCTGGGAGCCTTAATTGACGGGAGGATTTTCTGCCCTCATGCGGGTTTGTCACCCTCATTTGACTCCTTAGATCAAGTAAGAGATCTCAACAG GATCCAGGAGGTACCACACGAAGGTGCCATGTGCGATCTACTGTGGTCAGACCCTGAGGAGCGAACGGGCTGGGGCCTGAGCCCGAGGGGGGCAGGTTTCACTTTTGGATACGACATTTCGAAGGCATTCAATCGCACGAATGGTCTGGAATTAATTGCACGCGCCCATCAACTAATAATGGAGGGGTACCAATGGTCACAAGATCGCAACGTTGTAACCATCTTTTCGGCACCAAACTACTGTTACCGTTGTCAGAACCAGGCGGCAATAATGGAGATAGATGAGAGGATGCGTTTCACTTT TTTGCAATTTGACCCATCTCCCCGACGTGAGCCGCCAGAGAAGAAGGAAAGGAACAACGACTACTTACTAGAGGACCTCACATACATTAATTAG
- a CDS encoding Ubiquitin related modifier 1, putative translates to MIGVNHVCEIFVEFAGGLSAFTVDKRRRLKIEIQTESVTVSQLVAYLRKAAFAAKRDLFAYPPKLEAIRCSEVEVRGDLPGVFNMGETSDVIPGVIVLIDDTDLELLGGSGHKLKGKRDVSFISSLHGG, encoded by the coding sequence ATGATAGGTGTTAATCATGTCTGTGAAATATTTGTGGAATTTGCGGGAGGTCTAAGTGCGTTTACAGTAGATAAGAGAAGGCGATTGAAAATTGAAATTCAAACGGAATCTGTTACTGTATCTCAGCTAGTGGCGTATCTGCGCAAAGCTGCCTTCGCTGCAAAGAGGGACCTTTTCGCGTATCCGCCTAAATTGGAGGCTATCAGGTGTTCGGAAGTTGAGGTCCGTGGGGATTTGCCAGGTGTTTTTAATATGGGTGAAACTTCCGATGTCATACCCGGTGTTATTGTGCTAATAGATGATACGGATTTAGAACTACTTGGTGGCAGTGGTCATAAATTAAAGGGAAAACGCGATGTTTCATTTATTTCATCTTTACATGGAGGTTAA
- a CDS encoding membrane protein, putative, whose protein sequence is MKPTLRFWGRRHAGGGPVPLLRNPVKRWLHLLIFLHLVLLLLSCCTISFPFIYDLHCSILFNSLAHIIASAVGSFVMAAYYTAIAARDWGTEVEWATTAIITCSMVVVDIIISGWGIYALSNASLKIYRALYNDLELEPECLQTKAASVFVVAFAVICAHLVVAGICAVVSVLLSKGIKRQLLELRDIY, encoded by the coding sequence ATGAAGCCAACGTTAAGATTTTGGGGAAGGAGGCACGCCGGGGGAGGCCCCGTCCCTCTTCTAAGGAACCCGGTCAAGCGTTGGTTACACCTTTTGATATTCCTACATCTTGTCCTCTTACTTCTATCTTGTTGCACAATTAGCTTCCCGTTTATATACGATTTGCATTGCTCAATACTCTTTAATTCATTGGCCCATATAATCGCTTCAGCCGTAGGATCTTTTGTCATGGCCGCCTACTATACGGCCATTGCTGCGAGGGACTGGGGCACAGAAGTGGAATGGGCAACGACGGCTATAATAACGTGCTCTATGGTTGTTGTTGACATAATTATCAGCGGTTGGGGAATATACGCTCTCAGCAATGCCTCCCTCAAAATATACCGGGCTCTATACAATGATCTGGAATTAGAACCTGAATGTTTGCAAACAAAGGCAGCTTCCGTTTTTGTTGTCGCATTCGCTGTCATATGTGCCCACCTTGTTGTAGCGGGAATATGTGCTGTAGTATCCGTACTGCTAAGTAAGGGGATAAAACGACAACTGTTGGAACTGAGGGACATCTACTGA